From one Microlunatus sp. Gsoil 973 genomic stretch:
- a CDS encoding DEAD/DEAH box helicase, with amino-acid sequence MSDGQGLLDSEQVRHRRRLPERVARYADWPSWLPVEVVDAVRSRGIERPWQHQVQVADAAYAGCPVAVTTGTASGKTLGYLLPVMAATYGGAAATAPVPLTARTQTRSLLRPKRPHTALYLAPTKALAHDQLRAAGEFGLPGWRVAAVDGDSDTAERDWARDHAGYVLTNPDFLHYSVLPNHGRWAGFLGNLRYVVIDEAHRYRGVFGSHVAQVVRRLRRLCASYGANPVFILASATVTGADRMTAELVGCEADRVTVVDQDASPHGAVDFTLWEPMQYPTDEAAHLMARFVDAGLQTVTFIASRRMAELTAVRAQEQVGVGGDGPPRIDSYRAGYLASDRRALEAGLQDGSLRGLAATNALELGVDVAGLDAVIITGFPGTRSALWQQAGRAGRTGRDAEVVLIAARNPLDAYYFDHPELLFDEPIEQTVLHAANPYVLGPHLAAAAQELPITEADACWFGPQMIPVLHRLESQGVLRRRPAGWFWPRPERAGDAVDLRGAGGPVIEIVEIDSGRVLGTVDQAGSDGTVHPGAVYLHQGDSYLVEELDQEECEALVSAARPGYYTEPRGTHDVQIVEELQHRPFGNGVLHYGEVDVFSQVVGYLRRDEVTSDVWDETPLDMPERRLRTKATWWTFDGSGLDLSATQLGSAAHAAEHTAIGLLPMFAPCDRWDIGGLSTILHPDTGTLTVFVHDGHPGGAGFAERGYQVAEAWWAATLERLNSCRCELGCPSCVVSPKCGNANQMLDKQAAIWLLEALLRDPAPTDVGSFSQPQV; translated from the coding sequence ATGTCGGACGGGCAGGGCCTGCTGGACTCCGAGCAGGTGCGCCACCGCCGGCGGCTGCCCGAACGGGTCGCCCGCTACGCCGACTGGCCGTCCTGGCTGCCGGTCGAGGTTGTCGATGCGGTCCGGTCGCGGGGAATCGAGCGGCCGTGGCAGCACCAGGTTCAGGTCGCCGACGCGGCATATGCCGGGTGCCCGGTCGCGGTGACCACCGGCACAGCATCCGGCAAGACGCTGGGCTATCTGCTTCCGGTGATGGCGGCGACCTACGGTGGAGCTGCCGCCACCGCTCCAGTGCCGCTGACCGCACGGACCCAGACGCGCAGCCTGTTACGCCCGAAACGCCCGCACACCGCCTTGTATCTGGCGCCGACGAAGGCGCTGGCGCACGACCAGTTGCGGGCGGCCGGCGAGTTCGGACTTCCCGGATGGCGGGTCGCCGCGGTCGACGGTGATTCCGACACCGCGGAACGGGACTGGGCCCGCGACCATGCCGGCTACGTGCTGACCAACCCCGACTTCCTCCACTACTCCGTGTTGCCCAATCACGGTCGCTGGGCCGGCTTCCTCGGCAACCTGAGGTACGTCGTCATCGACGAGGCGCACCGCTACCGGGGCGTCTTCGGCAGCCACGTCGCCCAGGTCGTTCGTCGGCTGCGCCGACTGTGTGCCTCCTACGGCGCCAATCCGGTGTTCATCCTGGCCTCCGCGACCGTGACCGGTGCCGACCGGATGACTGCCGAACTGGTCGGCTGCGAGGCCGACCGGGTGACCGTCGTCGACCAGGATGCGTCGCCCCACGGAGCGGTGGACTTCACCCTGTGGGAGCCGATGCAGTATCCGACCGACGAGGCAGCGCACCTGATGGCACGGTTCGTGGATGCGGGCCTGCAAACGGTCACATTCATCGCGTCGCGTCGGATGGCCGAACTGACCGCGGTCCGTGCCCAGGAACAGGTCGGCGTCGGTGGCGACGGCCCGCCGAGGATCGATTCCTACCGGGCGGGCTATCTGGCCTCGGACCGGCGGGCGCTGGAGGCCGGCCTGCAGGACGGGTCGTTGCGCGGGTTGGCGGCGACCAATGCGCTCGAGCTCGGCGTGGACGTGGCCGGCCTGGACGCGGTGATCATCACCGGCTTTCCCGGCACCCGCTCGGCGCTGTGGCAGCAGGCCGGCCGCGCCGGCCGGACCGGACGGGACGCCGAGGTTGTGTTGATCGCGGCGAGGAATCCACTCGACGCCTACTACTTCGATCACCCGGAATTGCTGTTCGACGAGCCGATCGAACAGACCGTCCTGCACGCGGCCAATCCGTACGTGCTCGGCCCGCACCTGGCGGCCGCCGCCCAGGAACTGCCGATCACCGAAGCCGACGCCTGTTGGTTCGGTCCCCAGATGATCCCGGTGCTGCACCGGCTGGAATCCCAAGGCGTGTTGCGAAGGCGGCCCGCCGGATGGTTCTGGCCACGGCCCGAGCGGGCCGGCGACGCGGTCGACCTGCGCGGTGCCGGGGGTCCCGTGATCGAGATCGTCGAGATCGACAGCGGTCGCGTCCTCGGCACCGTTGACCAGGCAGGATCGGACGGCACGGTGCATCCGGGAGCCGTCTACCTGCACCAGGGCGACAGCTATCTGGTCGAGGAGCTCGACCAGGAGGAGTGCGAGGCGCTAGTCAGTGCGGCCCGCCCGGGTTACTACACCGAACCTCGCGGTACCCACGACGTCCAGATCGTCGAGGAGCTGCAGCACCGGCCGTTCGGCAACGGTGTGCTCCACTACGGCGAGGTGGACGTGTTCTCCCAGGTCGTCGGCTATCTGCGTCGAGACGAGGTCACGTCCGACGTCTGGGACGAGACACCGTTGGACATGCCGGAGCGGCGGTTGCGGACGAAGGCGACGTGGTGGACCTTCGACGGGTCCGGTCTCGACCTGTCGGCCACCCAGCTGGGCTCTGCCGCCCACGCGGCCGAGCACACCGCCATCGGGCTTCTCCCGATGTTCGCGCCGTGTGATCGGTGGGACATCGGCGGCCTGTCCACCATCCTGCATCCCGACACCGGGACACTCACCGTGTTCGTGCACGACGGCCATCCCGGCGGTGCCGGTTTCGCCGAGCGGGGATACCAGGTCGCCGAGGCCTGGTGGGCGGCAACCCTGGAACGCCTGAACTCCTGCCGATGTGAACTGGGCTGCCCGTCCTGCGTTGTCTCGCCCAAGTGCGGCAACGCCAACCAGATGCTCGACAAGCAGGCGGCCATCTGGTTGCTCGAGGCGCTGTTGCGTGATCCTGCGCCGACCGACGTCGGCAGTTTCTCCCAACCGCAGGTCTGA
- a CDS encoding Rv3654c family TadE-like protein, whose protein sequence is MNTTAQRGSGTLLALTVVIFLLSLTSAVAVFGRFLVAHHRAAAAADLAALAGAQAYGTGENGCAAARAIAARNDQHLAGCSVIGDRTDFVLSVRITAAVPTRVPMLPVVITATAGAGPVR, encoded by the coding sequence ATGAACACCACTGCCCAGCGCGGAAGCGGCACCCTGCTTGCACTGACCGTGGTGATCTTCCTGCTGAGCCTCACCTCGGCCGTCGCAGTGTTCGGTCGCTTCCTGGTGGCGCATCACCGCGCTGCCGCCGCAGCCGACCTGGCCGCCTTGGCCGGGGCACAGGCGTACGGAACGGGGGAGAACGGTTGCGCAGCGGCGCGGGCCATCGCCGCCCGGAACGATCAGCACCTGGCCGGATGTTCAGTCATCGGTGACCGGACGGACTTCGTGCTCTCGGTGCGGATCACCGCAGCTGTGCCGACGCGGGTGCCGATGCTGCCGGTGGTGATCACCGCCACCGCCGGCGCCGGGCCGGTCCGATGA
- a CDS encoding DUF2804 family protein, translated as MITADALVEHRSRRWGRLAGRPDLVNPLDAFTGPRRRWESFRLKEWIGFTLIHPDWASSMIIQDAKYLATSEIYGFHRATGDLYERSAAGRGRAQLPARLFDAGRCVFETDGHRLEYAFDRDHDHHRILINITGSPARPAFSGELHLDAGRSSAALAVSSPLRRRQRPSAAAMFTYKVIFPACGELMIAGHRVVFDPTRDVAILDEHRSHLPYRTDWTWGTFALQTPAGIVGANCTTRSQPPGTEEESCIWTPQGCEAVAGMSFTPLSPGRLAPTRVSADDGRLDLIFTPQGRKDATPQLVVASMNYFQQCGTYRGTVRGLDGTVYQIDDVPGVLERMHARL; from the coding sequence GTGATCACTGCGGACGCACTGGTCGAGCACCGGAGTCGGCGCTGGGGGAGGCTCGCCGGCCGACCGGACCTGGTCAATCCGCTCGACGCGTTCACCGGACCCCGCCGCCGATGGGAATCCTTCCGGCTCAAGGAGTGGATCGGCTTCACCCTCATCCATCCGGACTGGGCCAGCTCCATGATCATCCAGGACGCCAAATACCTGGCCACCTCGGAGATCTACGGCTTTCACCGCGCAACGGGCGACCTGTACGAACGGTCCGCGGCGGGCAGGGGCCGGGCACAGCTGCCGGCCCGGTTGTTCGATGCCGGCCGTTGCGTGTTCGAGACGGACGGCCATCGCCTGGAGTACGCGTTCGACCGCGATCATGATCACCATCGGATCCTGATCAACATCACCGGCTCGCCCGCCCGACCGGCATTCAGCGGTGAACTGCACCTGGATGCCGGCAGGTCTTCGGCCGCGCTCGCGGTCAGCTCCCCTTTGCGCCGCAGACAGAGGCCCTCGGCGGCGGCGATGTTCACCTACAAGGTGATCTTCCCGGCCTGTGGAGAGTTGATGATCGCCGGCCACAGGGTCGTCTTCGATCCGACCCGCGACGTCGCCATCCTCGACGAACACCGCAGCCATCTCCCCTATCGCACGGACTGGACCTGGGGGACCTTCGCGCTGCAGACGCCGGCCGGCATCGTCGGAGCGAACTGCACGACCCGATCCCAACCGCCCGGGACTGAAGAGGAGTCCTGTATCTGGACCCCGCAGGGCTGCGAGGCGGTGGCCGGAATGTCCTTCACCCCATTGTCCCCCGGCCGGCTGGCGCCGACCCGAGTCTCCGCGGACGACGGCAGGCTCGACCTGATCTTCACGCCGCAGGGCCGCAAAGATGCCACGCCCCAACTGGTCGTGGCGTCGATGAACTATTTCCAACAGTGTGGGACCTACCGCGGGACCGTACGTGGCCTCGACGGCACCGTGTACCAGATCGACGACGTGCCGGGGGTGCTGGAACGGATGCATGCCCGACTCTGA
- a CDS encoding iron ABC transporter permease, producing the protein MSPATGTPERVRPVASSGRRTRVTTRLLPGLLLCVGALILLSMLSLAVGARTISTRVVLDTVGEFNLWHAMSGHSVMAGLPDRYADDTDRLVVMTLRVPRTLVGLLVGAALGLAGCVMQGVTRNPLADPGILGVNSGAALSVVLAITFLGVGSTSGYIWFAFGGAALGAVLVYAIAAFGREGATPIKLALAGAALTAVFAAITQALLLLHQGTFDEFRFWQVGALSGRDLGEVGRVAPFLLVGSVLALFLGRWLNALSLGDDLARGLGAHVGLARGVSAAVVVLLCGAATAAAGPIGFIGLTIPHVARLITGPDYRWTLPYSMLLAPILLLGSDIVGRVIARPGEIQVAIVTAVIGAPVFIALVRRKKLSEL; encoded by the coding sequence ATGAGCCCTGCGACCGGCACGCCCGAGCGCGTCCGACCGGTCGCATCGTCCGGCCGCCGCACGCGGGTCACAACCCGACTGCTCCCCGGACTGTTGCTTTGCGTGGGTGCGCTGATCCTGCTGTCCATGCTCAGTCTCGCGGTTGGGGCCCGGACCATCAGCACGCGGGTCGTGCTGGACACCGTCGGAGAGTTCAACCTCTGGCACGCGATGTCGGGACACAGTGTGATGGCCGGGCTGCCGGATCGCTATGCCGATGACACCGATCGGCTGGTGGTCATGACGCTGCGGGTACCACGAACTCTCGTCGGGCTGCTGGTCGGGGCGGCGCTCGGCCTGGCCGGCTGCGTCATGCAGGGCGTCACCCGCAATCCGCTCGCCGACCCCGGCATCCTCGGCGTCAACTCCGGTGCCGCGCTGTCGGTGGTGCTGGCGATCACCTTCCTCGGTGTGGGTTCCACCTCCGGCTACATCTGGTTCGCATTCGGCGGGGCGGCACTCGGAGCCGTTCTGGTGTATGCCATCGCCGCCTTCGGCCGGGAGGGTGCGACGCCGATCAAGCTTGCTCTGGCCGGGGCAGCGCTGACCGCGGTGTTCGCCGCGATCACCCAGGCCCTGCTCCTGCTGCATCAGGGCACCTTCGATGAGTTCCGCTTCTGGCAGGTCGGTGCGCTCTCCGGGCGGGACCTCGGCGAGGTCGGGCGGGTCGCGCCGTTCCTCCTGGTCGGCTCTGTTCTCGCGTTGTTCCTCGGCCGCTGGTTGAACGCGCTGTCATTGGGTGATGATCTTGCCCGCGGCCTCGGCGCGCACGTCGGGTTGGCCAGAGGCGTGTCGGCGGCGGTCGTCGTGTTGCTCTGTGGCGCCGCCACTGCGGCCGCCGGACCGATCGGTTTCATCGGCCTGACCATTCCGCACGTGGCGCGATTGATCACCGGGCCGGACTACCGCTGGACGCTGCCGTACTCGATGCTGCTCGCGCCGATCCTGTTGCTCGGATCCGACATCGTCGGCCGAGTGATCGCCCGGCCGGGGGAGATCCAGGTGGCGATCGTCACCGCAGTGATCGGCGCTCCGGTCTTCATCGCCCTGGTACGCCGCAAGAAGCTGTCCGAACTGTGA
- a CDS encoding iron chelate uptake ABC transporter family permease subunit codes for MTALSRDAVIVRSVRHRSRRRTMIVTAALSIALLAVFVLGMTIGDFPLSLSDLFRTLTARGTAANNFVVYDLRLPRVITGILVGLCFGISGAIFQSMIRNPLATPDIIGVSAGASAAAVFAILILGLSGVAVSAFAFTGALVIACAIYLLAYRNGLSGYRFVLIGIGLAAVMIAVINYLMTRAQIQEAQSVLVWLTGSLNDASTPGMLTLAALSLVIIPLSVIAGRWLGGLQLSDDTAAAIGVSVQRSRLLLILLAVALAAIATAAAGPVGFVAFVSGPISRRLTGGTGTALIPAGLVGAVVVSAADLAAQHLLPIPLPVGILTAVIGAPYLIVLLIRTNQHGTGG; via the coding sequence GTGACCGCGCTCAGCCGGGATGCGGTGATCGTCCGGTCGGTACGCCATCGGTCGCGCCGCAGGACGATGATCGTCACCGCTGCGTTGTCGATCGCGCTGCTGGCGGTGTTCGTGCTCGGGATGACCATCGGCGATTTTCCGCTCAGCCTCAGTGACCTGTTCCGTACCCTGACCGCCCGCGGTACGGCTGCGAACAACTTCGTCGTCTACGACCTGCGACTACCGCGGGTGATCACCGGTATCCTCGTCGGCCTGTGCTTCGGCATCTCCGGTGCGATCTTCCAATCGATGATCAGGAACCCGTTGGCCACTCCGGACATCATCGGAGTCAGTGCCGGCGCCAGCGCGGCCGCAGTGTTCGCCATCCTCATCCTCGGCCTGAGCGGTGTGGCCGTGTCCGCGTTCGCGTTCACCGGCGCCCTGGTGATTGCCTGTGCCATCTATCTCCTGGCGTACCGCAACGGCCTGTCCGGTTACCGCTTCGTCCTGATCGGGATCGGGTTGGCGGCGGTGATGATTGCGGTGATCAATTATCTGATGACCCGGGCACAGATCCAGGAGGCGCAGTCGGTACTCGTGTGGCTGACCGGCAGCCTGAACGACGCATCGACCCCCGGAATGCTCACCCTGGCCGCCCTGTCATTGGTGATCATCCCGCTGTCGGTGATCGCCGGACGCTGGCTCGGCGGACTGCAACTGAGCGACGACACCGCTGCCGCGATCGGCGTGTCGGTGCAGCGGTCCCGGCTGTTGTTGATCTTGCTCGCCGTCGCGCTGGCAGCCATCGCCACCGCGGCTGCCGGCCCGGTCGGTTTCGTGGCCTTCGTGTCCGGACCGATCTCACGTCGGCTGACCGGGGGAACCGGCACTGCACTCATTCCGGCCGGACTCGTCGGCGCGGTTGTCGTCAGCGCCGCCGATCTCGCGGCCCAACATCTCCTGCCGATACCACTGCCGGTCGGAATCCTGACGGCGGTGATCGGCGCCCCGTACTTGATCGTGCTGCTGATCAGAACCAATCAGCACGGAACCGGAGGGTAA
- a CDS encoding TadE family type IV pilus minor pilin, whose product MAAAGAAGIRTATRCSRHDDARHARRAHSQVGRPDQHGMVTVELVFGMLIIAILMAVFGWGILLFGVQVGCIDTARDVARQAARGDQDAVRLAESQAPHGATTKIIGRGQQLTVQVRVRSKPFDFVPAITVTAEATAVREPGEQR is encoded by the coding sequence ATGGCGGCGGCAGGGGCCGCCGGCATCCGGACCGCGACGCGGTGCAGCCGCCACGATGATGCCCGTCACGCGCGCCGGGCCCACTCCCAGGTCGGACGGCCGGACCAGCACGGAATGGTCACGGTCGAACTCGTCTTCGGCATGTTGATCATCGCGATCCTGATGGCTGTCTTCGGATGGGGCATTCTGCTGTTCGGCGTCCAGGTGGGATGCATCGACACGGCCCGAGACGTCGCCAGGCAGGCGGCGCGCGGTGATCAGGACGCCGTTCGGCTGGCTGAATCGCAGGCGCCGCACGGCGCAACGACCAAGATCATCGGGCGTGGACAGCAGCTCACCGTGCAGGTGCGGGTGCGGTCCAAGCCATTCGACTTCGTCCCGGCGATCACCGTGACCGCCGAGGCGACCGCAGTCCGGGAGCCCGGAGAGCAGCGATGA
- a CDS encoding oxygenase MpaB family protein — MPVSPLNVLGAKLVHAVTDRLAGDGAVITHAVDDDEPWLPLDSPVRKVHGDVAMLIGGLRALLLQSLHPAAMQAVHDHSGYRSDPWGRLRRTAAFIDATTYGSVEQARERIDRVRRIHQQVTGTMPDHTGYAASDPELLLWIHVAEMDSFLAANRAYAIRPLPESEVDRYVADMAITATALGVTDPPLTHDRLREQLEQFRPLLRGTAPARAAAQFCLWNPPLTGPERAGYRVLALGALAILPAWARAELGVPTSTIIDRAVLRPSTRALLIILDRAFEAEMGRRPSEPHPRAG, encoded by the coding sequence GTGCCGGTGTCACCGTTGAACGTGCTGGGCGCCAAGTTGGTGCACGCGGTCACCGACCGCCTCGCCGGTGACGGGGCGGTCATCACCCATGCGGTTGACGACGACGAGCCCTGGTTGCCGCTGGATTCTCCCGTGCGAAAGGTGCACGGAGACGTCGCCATGCTGATCGGCGGCCTGCGCGCACTGCTGTTGCAGTCCCTGCATCCGGCGGCGATGCAGGCCGTTCATGATCATTCGGGCTACCGTTCCGATCCGTGGGGTCGGCTGCGGCGGACCGCGGCCTTCATCGACGCCACCACGTACGGTTCGGTCGAGCAGGCTCGGGAACGGATCGACCGAGTCCGGCGGATCCACCAGCAGGTGACCGGCACGATGCCTGACCACACCGGGTATGCAGCATCAGATCCGGAGCTGCTGTTGTGGATCCACGTCGCCGAGATGGACAGCTTCCTGGCGGCCAATCGGGCCTACGCGATCCGGCCGCTCCCCGAATCCGAGGTCGATCGCTACGTGGCTGACATGGCGATCACTGCCACGGCACTCGGCGTGACGGACCCGCCGCTCACCCATGATCGACTGCGGGAGCAACTGGAGCAATTTCGACCACTGCTGCGCGGCACCGCGCCGGCCAGGGCGGCTGCCCAGTTCTGCCTGTGGAATCCGCCGTTGACCGGGCCGGAACGCGCCGGCTATCGGGTGCTGGCACTCGGCGCGCTGGCGATCCTGCCGGCCTGGGCCCGGGCGGAGCTCGGTGTGCCGACGTCGACGATCATCGACCGCGCAGTGCTACGGCCAAGCACGCGCGCGCTGCTGATCATCCTCGACCGGGCGTTCGAAGCCGAAATGGGCCGGCGTCCATCCGAGCCTCATCCGCGGGCCGGATAG
- a CDS encoding sodium-translocating pyrophosphatase yields MYVPTALEVSLSAGNLTVVAIVAVIALIALAMALVFRRQVLVAGEGTENMRTIAQGVQEGAAAYLGRQFRTLGGFAVAAFLLLLALPAHSDTGASQLLLRICRSIAFLVGAFFSAMIGYLGMWLAVRANVRVAAAAREDGRNPAMRIAFRTGAHVGMSTVGLGLLGASLVVLLFRSDAPTILEGFGFGAAMLAMFMRVGGGIFTKAADVGADLVGKVEQNIPEDDPRNAATIADNVGDNVGDCAGMAADLFESYAVTLVASLILGKAAFGADGLIFPLIVPGIGVITAIIGIFLTKPRTGENGLRTINRSFYLSAVISAVLVAIASFIFLPSNFADLGLPSGTTFSGPIDDPRVVALISVLIGILLAVIILSLTGYYTGTEDRPTRDVAKTSLTGAATVILSGISLGLSSAVYTALVIAAAVFGALLIGGSGIVALFCIALAGCGLLTTVGVIVAMDTFGPVSDNAQGIAEMSGDVEGEGAQILTELDAVGNTTKAITKGIAIATAVLAATALFGSYTDSIRGVLADAYDKFTSQAVVYAPAVLVGVLAGAAVVFLFSGLAINAVGRAAGAVVFEVRRQFREIPGIMEGTGKPQYGRVVDMVTRDSLRELGTPGLLAIMAPIAVGFGLGAPALAGYLGGAIATGTLMAVFLANSGGAWDNAKKIVEDGYAGGKGSPAHEATVIGDTVGDPFKDTAGPAINPLIKVMNLVALLIAPAVVSMSSLSDSPNPMRYVIALAAFAIVVTMVVISTRRQVGIAEENDGSDAGNTGGSGAGATEPELAVDKTE; encoded by the coding sequence ATGTACGTTCCGACCGCGCTTGAAGTTTCTTTGTCGGCCGGCAACCTCACGGTGGTGGCCATCGTCGCCGTCATCGCTCTGATCGCTCTCGCCATGGCGTTGGTCTTCCGGCGTCAGGTCCTTGTCGCCGGCGAGGGCACCGAAAACATGCGGACCATCGCCCAGGGTGTCCAGGAGGGCGCGGCCGCCTACCTCGGCCGCCAGTTCCGGACGCTCGGCGGGTTCGCGGTCGCCGCGTTCCTGCTGCTTCTGGCGTTGCCCGCCCACAGCGACACCGGGGCCTCACAGCTGCTGCTGAGGATCTGTCGATCGATCGCCTTCCTGGTGGGGGCGTTCTTCTCGGCGATGATCGGCTATCTGGGCATGTGGCTGGCAGTCCGGGCGAACGTCCGGGTTGCCGCAGCAGCCCGCGAGGACGGCCGCAACCCGGCCATGCGGATCGCCTTCCGGACCGGCGCCCATGTCGGCATGTCGACCGTCGGCCTCGGCCTGCTCGGCGCTTCGCTGGTGGTGCTGCTCTTCCGCAGCGATGCACCGACCATCCTCGAGGGATTCGGCTTCGGCGCCGCCATGCTGGCCATGTTCATGAGGGTCGGCGGCGGCATCTTCACCAAGGCAGCAGACGTCGGCGCCGACCTGGTCGGCAAGGTCGAGCAGAACATCCCCGAGGACGATCCGCGCAACGCCGCCACCATCGCCGACAACGTCGGTGACAACGTCGGCGACTGCGCCGGCATGGCAGCCGATCTGTTCGAGTCCTACGCCGTCACCCTGGTTGCGTCGCTCATCCTCGGCAAGGCCGCCTTCGGTGCCGACGGACTGATCTTCCCGTTGATCGTCCCGGGTATCGGCGTGATCACCGCGATCATCGGCATCTTCCTGACCAAGCCGCGGACCGGCGAGAACGGCCTGCGGACGATCAACCGGTCCTTCTACCTGTCAGCGGTGATCTCCGCCGTGCTGGTGGCGATCGCGTCGTTCATCTTCCTGCCGTCCAACTTCGCCGATCTCGGCCTGCCGTCGGGCACCACCTTCAGCGGTCCGATCGACGATCCGCGCGTTGTGGCGCTGATCTCGGTGCTGATCGGCATCCTGCTGGCCGTGATCATTCTGTCGCTGACCGGCTACTACACCGGCACCGAGGACCGGCCCACCCGCGACGTCGCAAAGACGTCCCTGACCGGCGCCGCGACGGTCATCCTCTCCGGCATCTCGCTGGGACTGTCCTCGGCGGTCTACACGGCGCTGGTGATCGCCGCCGCGGTGTTCGGCGCCCTGCTCATCGGTGGTTCCGGGATCGTCGCGCTGTTCTGCATCGCGCTGGCCGGGTGCGGTCTGCTCACCACCGTCGGCGTGATCGTTGCGATGGACACCTTCGGTCCGGTTTCGGACAACGCGCAGGGCATCGCCGAGATGTCGGGCGACGTCGAGGGCGAGGGCGCCCAGATCCTCACCGAGCTGGACGCTGTCGGAAACACCACCAAGGCGATCACCAAGGGCATCGCGATCGCTACTGCCGTGCTTGCGGCGACTGCTCTGTTCGGGTCCTACACCGACTCCATCCGTGGTGTGTTGGCTGATGCGTACGACAAGTTCACCTCCCAGGCCGTTGTGTACGCCCCGGCCGTTCTGGTCGGCGTGCTGGCCGGTGCCGCGGTGGTGTTCCTGTTCTCCGGGCTGGCGATCAACGCCGTCGGCCGTGCCGCTGGTGCCGTGGTCTTCGAGGTACGCCGGCAGTTCCGCGAGATTCCCGGGATCATGGAAGGCACCGGCAAGCCGCAGTACGGCCGCGTCGTCGACATGGTGACGCGGGACTCGCTGCGCGAGCTCGGAACGCCTGGCCTGCTGGCGATCATGGCCCCGATCGCGGTCGGCTTCGGCCTCGGTGCGCCGGCGCTCGCGGGTTATCTGGGCGGCGCCATCGCGACCGGCACTCTGATGGCGGTGTTCCTGGCCAACTCCGGCGGCGCGTGGGACAACGCCAAGAAGATCGTCGAGGATGGCTACGCCGGCGGCAAGGGTTCGCCTGCGCATGAGGCAACGGTGATCGGTGACACGGTCGGTGACCCGTTCAAGGACACCGCGGGCCCCGCGATCAACCCGTTGATCAAGGTGATGAACCTGGTCGCACTGCTGATCGCACCCGCTGTCGTGTCGATGAGCTCGCTGTCGGATTCGCCGAATCCGATGCGGTACGTCATCGCCCTGGCCGCCTTCGCGATCGTCGTGACGATGGTCGTGATCAGCACCCGCCGCCAGGTCGGCATCGCGGAGGAGAACGACGGTTCCGATGCCGGCAACACCGGCGGCAGCGGAGCCGGCGCCACCGAGCCGGAACTTGCTGTGGACAAGACCGAATGA
- a CDS encoding CPBP family intramembrane glutamic endopeptidase — MTQPDRPYQPPVQPPAGGQPAPYGPSGFPPGNLPPGSPPGSYPQAGFPPGYPVPAWARQPDPMPTAPVEYQHMLRGPRHRWWRPLVTVLLCAALAVAVQVITGLVVGGVLVATGTPVSDVVRRISTTSPMAPLTFAVVIISLVSLIPSAMLANWIVNGVRPGYLSSVAGRFRWRWFARCLVITVPIFVIFVVLQVAFGQEIGPRPQHWVILLIMVIIGIPFQSAGEEYAFRGLVLQNVGSWFGRPKVALVAAMIPSVIVFALAHGSFDPWVFADLAIFALASCFVAWRTGGLESSVALHASNNVTLMIATLLFGGWDQAFVSSNTVGSPIAPLATLIVNGICIAVILWQARRVRLQRTYQRRQPQTAPAGYPARG; from the coding sequence ATGACGCAGCCCGACAGGCCGTACCAGCCGCCGGTCCAGCCTCCTGCCGGAGGCCAACCGGCCCCGTACGGCCCGTCGGGCTTTCCACCGGGCAACCTCCCACCAGGAAGCCCGCCGGGCAGTTATCCGCAGGCCGGCTTCCCGCCGGGCTATCCCGTCCCCGCGTGGGCACGGCAACCCGATCCGATGCCGACCGCACCGGTCGAGTACCAGCACATGCTGCGCGGCCCCCGACACCGCTGGTGGCGACCACTGGTCACCGTGCTGCTCTGCGCGGCACTGGCGGTCGCGGTGCAGGTGATCACCGGACTGGTGGTCGGTGGAGTGCTGGTCGCCACCGGGACTCCGGTGTCCGACGTGGTCCGTCGGATCTCCACGACCAGCCCGATGGCTCCACTGACCTTCGCAGTGGTGATCATCAGCCTGGTCTCCTTGATCCCCTCGGCGATGCTGGCCAACTGGATCGTCAACGGCGTCCGGCCGGGCTATCTGTCCTCGGTCGCGGGCCGCTTCCGTTGGCGCTGGTTCGCCCGTTGCCTGGTGATCACCGTGCCGATCTTCGTGATCTTCGTCGTCCTCCAGGTAGCGTTCGGCCAGGAGATCGGGCCGCGTCCCCAGCACTGGGTCATCTTGTTGATCATGGTGATCATCGGCATCCCGTTCCAGTCGGCAGGCGAGGAGTACGCATTCCGCGGCCTGGTGCTGCAGAACGTCGGTTCCTGGTTCGGCCGTCCGAAGGTCGCGCTGGTCGCTGCGATGATCCCGTCGGTGATCGTGTTCGCGCTGGCCCACGGCAGTTTCGACCCCTGGGTGTTCGCCGACCTGGCGATCTTCGCGCTGGCATCGTGTTTCGTGGCCTGGCGCACCGGCGGCCTGGAGTCGTCTGTTGCCCTGCATGCCTCCAACAACGTCACCTTGATGATCGCCACCTTGCTCTTCGGCGGGTGGGATCAGGCGTTCGTCAGCTCCAACACCGTCGGCAGTCCGATCGCTCCGCTGGCAACGTTGATCGTCAACGGCATCTGCATCGCCGTGATTCTGTGGCAGGCCAGACGCGTGCGGCTGCAGCGGACCTACCAGCGGCGACAGCCGCAGACCGCTCCCGCCGGCTATCCGGCCCGCGGATGA